From Candidatus Protochlamydia phocaeensis, one genomic window encodes:
- a CDS encoding ribonuclease HII has product MTPSPNSLNEQEKLRLEGMMSYEEEAYLTGYQWLAGVDEAGRGPLAGPVVAAACILPKGLLIPQVNDSKKLTPKMRERLFARLTSDPAIYYAVGIVDSVEIDRINIYQATICAMLIAIERLKQAPDYLLVDGMKLPHPTLPCLKIIKGDQLSQSIAAASIIAKETRDRLMLDYHARWPAYGFDHHKGYGTEQHVEALFKHGPCEIHRRSFDPIKTHFAQSGEIASVK; this is encoded by the coding sequence ATGACCCCCTCTCCTAATTCCCTAAACGAGCAAGAAAAACTCCGCTTGGAGGGAATGATGTCTTATGAAGAAGAGGCCTATTTAACAGGCTATCAATGGCTAGCAGGTGTTGATGAAGCAGGCCGCGGTCCTTTGGCCGGCCCTGTTGTGGCAGCTGCTTGCATCTTGCCCAAAGGCTTGCTTATCCCTCAAGTCAACGATAGCAAAAAGTTAACTCCTAAAATGCGCGAGCGCTTATTTGCGCGTTTGACGTCCGATCCTGCCATCTATTATGCTGTCGGCATTGTCGATTCTGTTGAGATTGATCGCATCAATATTTATCAAGCGACAATTTGCGCCATGTTAATAGCGATAGAACGCCTTAAGCAGGCCCCCGATTATTTGCTCGTTGATGGCATGAAGCTGCCTCATCCAACCTTGCCCTGCTTAAAGATCATTAAGGGGGACCAATTATCTCAATCGATTGCTGCGGCATCCATTATAGCCAAAGAAACAAGGGATCGCTTGATGCTCGATTATCATGCCCGCTGGCCTGCCTATGGATTCGATCACCATAAAGGCTATGGAACGGAGCAGCATGTCGAAGCTCTTTTTAAGCATGGCCCTTGCGAAATCCATCGCCGCTCTTTCGATCCCATCAAGACTCACTTTGCCCAATCTGGTGAAATCGCTTCGGTGAAGTGA
- the rplS gene encoding 50S ribosomal protein L19, with product MSRSAIIEKLENQQLKKDIPTFRIGDTVRVHIRIIEGDKERIQVFTGTVIARKGTGLSETFSVHRVAYGEGMERVFMLHSPRIAKIEVMKEGDVRRSKLYYLRGTSGKASKVKGRFGARRGAENAKENAKEAVETEASERTDS from the coding sequence ATGAGTCGATCTGCCATTATTGAAAAGCTGGAAAACCAGCAGTTAAAAAAAGACATCCCAACTTTCCGCATTGGGGATACTGTTCGCGTCCATATCCGCATTATTGAAGGCGATAAGGAGAGAATCCAGGTTTTTACAGGCACCGTGATTGCTAGAAAGGGAACTGGCTTGTCTGAGACTTTCTCTGTTCACCGCGTGGCTTATGGCGAAGGAATGGAGCGCGTATTTATGCTGCATAGCCCTCGTATTGCCAAAATTGAAGTGATGAAAGAAGGCGACGTCCGCCGCAGCAAGCTTTACTATTTGCGTGGAACATCTGGCAAAGCCTCTAAGGTAAAAGGACGTTTCGGTGCTCGCCGTGGCGCTGAGAATGCCAAAGAAAATGCCAAAGAAGCTGTTGAAACAGAAGCTAGCGAAAGAACAGACAGCTAA
- the trmD gene encoding tRNA (guanosine(37)-N1)-methyltransferase TrmD, with amino-acid sequence MFIDILSLFPGYFKGPFDESIIKRARERGLITIRLTDIRDFADNRYRRVDDRPYGGGPGMVMMPQPVTAAIRHVKSPQARVIYLSPQGSRLNAAKCRQLAQESHLILLCGHYEGIDQRVLDREVDEEISIGDFVLTNGCLAAIVLLDGVIRFIPHVLGHASAAEEDSFEKGLLDYPHYTRPEVFEEAAVPSVLLSGNHQEIAKWRHEQALKKTGEMRPDLLL; translated from the coding sequence GTGTTCATCGATATTTTGTCTCTGTTTCCCGGCTATTTTAAAGGACCTTTTGATGAAAGTATCATTAAACGGGCTCGAGAAAGGGGACTAATAACGATACGATTAACCGATATAAGAGATTTTGCTGACAATCGCTATCGACGTGTAGATGATCGGCCTTATGGCGGGGGACCTGGCATGGTGATGATGCCTCAGCCCGTTACAGCGGCTATTCGCCATGTAAAAAGCCCTCAAGCGCGGGTCATCTATTTATCTCCCCAAGGCAGTCGATTAAATGCGGCTAAATGTCGGCAATTAGCGCAAGAGAGCCATCTGATTCTTCTATGCGGCCACTACGAAGGAATTGACCAGCGTGTGCTAGATCGGGAAGTCGATGAAGAAATCAGTATTGGAGACTTTGTTCTTACTAATGGGTGCCTAGCGGCAATTGTCTTACTTGATGGCGTGATCCGCTTTATTCCTCACGTGCTAGGTCATGCCTCTGCAGCTGAAGAAGACTCCTTTGAAAAAGGATTGCTGGACTATCCTCATTATACTCGACCGGAAGTGTTTGAAGAAGCGGCTGTTCCGAGTGTTTTGCTGAGCGGGAATCATCAAGAGATTGCCAAATGGCGTCACGAGCAAGCTCTTAAAAAGACAGGGGAGATGAGGCCTGATCTCTTATTATAG
- the rpsP gene encoding 30S ribosomal protein S16, with amino-acid sequence MALKIRLRQQGRTNRSFYRLVVTDSRSPRDGKYVEALGWYNPIEAEDDKKLSIKTDRIQHWLGLGAQLTDNAATLIKRSAPEIIRTQTEKKVAQRAKMAAKRKEKKAKA; translated from the coding sequence ATGGCGTTAAAAATTAGATTACGACAACAAGGTCGCACAAATCGTTCATTTTATCGTTTGGTCGTAACGGACTCTCGTTCGCCACGAGATGGAAAATATGTTGAAGCTCTTGGATGGTACAATCCTATCGAAGCTGAAGATGATAAGAAATTATCTATTAAGACCGATCGCATTCAACATTGGTTAGGCCTTGGTGCGCAGCTCACGGATAATGCAGCGACTCTGATTAAGAGAAGCGCTCCTGAAATTATCCGTACACAGACAGAAAAGAAAGTCGCTCAACGCGCTAAAATGGCTGCGAAGAGAAAAGAGAAGAAGGCGAAAGCATAA